In Glycine max cultivar Williams 82 chromosome 15, Glycine_max_v4.0, whole genome shotgun sequence, the DNA window ACTCAATTTATTTCACCTCAAtcttaaataattcaattaattgttTTCCAATGGTTATTTTGATTAACAAGTTGTTTAACTtacaaatgttttatttttctctcttatatttaatataaagttaAACAATTTATGAGCAATAGTTATTTATATAGCAACTCTCCAATTTTAAGCAACTCAAAATGATATATAACACATTAaaacaatatgtttttttgttaagCAACTCATTAAACAATTTTCATTGTAGATGCCGTTACGGtttaattcttgtgtgtgtatatgatgttgagaggaaaaaataagatgagacaaaatcaaattattattttactatttaaatatttttatgatggaACAAAAATTAGCAATTTCGTTTTATTCCTTCAAAATTAgaggaaagcaaaaaaaaaagaacttataaAATAGgatgaaaatgtattttatttggttttaaataaactaaataacatatattattatttcatacGTACCATTTCTCTTATTAATTGCTGGCCTCTAAATCAAGTTAGAAAGtatgttttccctttttttctgGTATAAACAACTTGTATCAAACTAGTAATTTTCTTCATCCATAGAGAGGAGACACAACTAGGTAGGAAACTAGTTAATTGTCTATTTTGAGGTAGAACAAAGGAAAATATACAGATGGTAGTTTACAATGCAAGTAAATTACAACCATCTCTAAACCCCGCCAAACAATGCTGAAACAGCAGCATAAACAATGGTCACTATATATTCCTCAACcaacattctattttcatcaaCAATTTAGTACCATGAGTTCCCCTCACATGTTAATAAATTCTCCTTCTATGCCTCATTCCCAAATCCCCAAAATCCATTTACCTCTTGTCTTCTCACAAAActtcataaaaatgaaaaatcaaatctCTTTCCTCACCCAATTTTTCATAATCCTGCTCCTATGCTTTGCACTAGGTCCATGCATGCGCACATGCGATGCGCATACAAAGGCTTACGCCCCAGAGACAGAGCCATCTGTCGGGTTTTCACCTTCGGAGTCTCCGAACCGTGAAAACCCAACATCATCATTATCTAAGGACGAGTCacattcttcttcctcctccggCAAGGACGACCGTTCATACACGTCGTTCTCGACAGCATTCTCGAATGCATTCGGGGACATCCTCAAGGGAACCCTACGAGGCAACACCATCACGATGCCGGAACACGATCTCACGGCCACCGACCACCACTCGGTTAAGGATATCTGCTCCCACACGGACTACCCTGACGTGTGTGTCTCCACCATCACACCATTCCTCGGCCAAAATTTCGACCTGATGAACGTCCTCGAGGCCGCCATTAAGGCCTGCTCCTACCAGGCCAAGTTCACCATCTCCGTCGTCGCCAAGCACATGAAGGTCTCGCCGGAGATTGCCGCAGCACTTGGGGACTGCAAGGAGCAGTACAGCGACGCCTTGGAGAACCTCCACAGGGCCATGGATGCCATTCAGTCGCAGGATCTCGGCACCGTTACCACTATGCTTAGCGCTGTTATGGCGGATGTTTCTGCGTGCGAGAGTGGGTTTGAGGAGCATAAGGTGGCATCACCCATGGCTCATTCTGAAGGCATGGTTAGCATTACTGCCAGTATTTGTCTTTCCATTGCTTCGTTGATTCCCCATTAGGAAGGGTTTGTGTGCTCTAGTGTGTTCTTATGGTCAAGCTAGGGCATTAATTAAAGTGTGATATAGGTTACAGTattatgtttattgtattgaaaGTTTTAGTTGGTAAATAAGCATCAACTATAAACAAATGTTTGTTTTATGGAATGGATGTgtctttttattaaataatttatgcagAGTTCTTGTCTATTTGATATTTAGGAGTCCGTTTGTTTCAAGTTATGATTATTTATCCTCGGAAATACGATATTAGAAAGAATTATCTCCTATGTTTGTTAGGAGGTTATAAAATAATGATTCTTGAGAATgttttttgctcttgaaaaagcGGCATTTCATGTTCATGCCAATTTTTATTCTAGAGGAAGGGGGGTGGGTAAGAAGATTCTTAAGGGAGTTCCAGAAAAAAAATTGCAGCCACTGCTCCACCACTCTCTCATTTAAGGATGTATCTCTCACATTACGCGCTTATTTTTGTTTCCCACAAGTCTTCTTGTCGCTGCATATGGGAAATACCTTCTCTTTCAATAGAGAAATCTTTTTCCAACGCAATATGTAATTGtttgtgtaaaaattaaaagctgAATACTTATGCATTTGCTTATAATGTGGCCTCTATttagtgagaaaaaaatatatagacataatagataatatatatacatatatatatataatgaaaagaaagaaataaagaaaaacttaattagTATCAATGTGGTGTTTATAAGGAAGTGTGTTTTATATATCAATatccatttttttcttgtttttttttatttgttccttGTTTTTGTTAAACCTCTGGTTTTGAGTAATGGAGTCATCAATCTTATTGATGATTTATCTCTCATCTTTTTGGTACACCCCTTGAGTCAATCATTCATTATTCAAAAAACTACATAGTAATGGTTAAGCAAAATTGTGAATgatgttgaaaaaatataactaactgTGTGCAGATTTATTGGTAAATGATAAATCTATGAAAACAAGGATTAGCGCATTTGATTATAATAACTTTGAAAGTGATTATTTTAATGCGGACTGTTAAGGGGTTTGTATCTCAGGTTTGcggataaatttaattttctactatcatttaaaaaaatggtttcatatataaataaatttgctggactatgttattttttttcaaatcaacaAATAAATCGACTAACTGGATTATgtcattttgttttcaaaacaacaaataaatcgATTATAGCTGGACAGACAGGAAAAGCTTGTCTGTCAATCAAAATTCATCTTATTTATGAATATTCTGTTGAAGGTAGTATACTGCTTCTAAGATAAACATTCTATGCCGGAACCAAAATGGGTTGAGGCAATTTGAATTCTCAAAATCACGTTGTTTACAAAGTTTGAACTTAaactttcttttatatatatatatatatatatatatatatatatatatatatatatatatatatatatatataacaaaacttAAACCTTAAACGATCAATTTCATCTtgggttttaattaatttattatgttaacAATGATTTTCTAGCATTAAACCAAACAAGCACAAATTACCGTACAACCCTTGAGTTCAATGATTAATCTAAATCGTTACCCattctctattttttatattcattacCCAATCTctatttggttaaaaaaaaaaaggggacacCAAAAACAAAATCCTTCATGACTTAtacagagagaaagaaagaaaattaaataacttactATTTATAGACAAATAAAAcaagttaaattatttaactCGGTACACAAACCCTATATATTTTGCTCTTCTGAAAGAGCCAagaggaaaaaatattaatcccCTTATTTCTCGTCTAAATTTCTGaatagattttcttttttttttttattaaaaaaatcatttcctcTAATTAAAGGGTAAAGAATATTGAATCAGTACCCGATAAATTCGTAGCCTTAGTTCAATGAAATCAAATAAGTTTTCAAGACCATGACAAGCCCGAAGAGCATGCATGATCAGGTTTAGGCTAACTAGCCACGATACTGATGATAAATTTCTGTCAATACAAATCAAGATGAGCTCACACGAAATTAATAACAAAGGCCATGCTCCTCCTCAATTTATTGCAGGAGCACATATATATTACCATAATTACAAATAGTGTAATAAAAgtacaatcaaattaaaaaaaaaaaatgcttctttGAGATTTGAGTTTAGAAGAGCTCTATATTTCTATTTACTGCATAAAGGCCAAGAAGTTTTTAATCTCAGAAACCAACATCAGCAACAAAACGTCTTAAGATCCATCCGAGAAAAGTGCCCCATGTTGTGTAGATTTGAGGAATTTTTTGAGCAAAAGGACCACAATTGCAATAGTGAGTCCAATAGCTGCCAACGTGAACAACCGATCATCATGTTTCTGAACCCTCGTCTCTGGCTTAGGATTCTGAGCCCTTGTGTCTGACTTTTGGAGCACTTCATTCCTTGAAACACTTGGTTGAACCTCCCTTGAAACTTCAACTCCTGCAGGGTTTGCAAGGATGACTTCTTGTTCTTCCACAATTCCATCAACTTCTTGATCTGTAATACCCTCTCCTGCAGGTAAGGACTCGGGATTTGGTGAATTGACCTGTGTCTCGGCCTCTTCATTTCTGGGGTTCTCTTCAGAAGCCTCTGTGGCACTAGGTTGAGGAACAGGTGGTGCTTTGCTTAGCATGTACTCGTGTATCTAGAATAGGCAAGTATAATCAGCAGCACAGTATATTACAGAAAACACAATCTGAGGAGAAAACAATCAGCAACATTTTACCTCATCAATCAGCTTTTGACGTTCAGGAGTCCCGAATTTTGGAGGAGCTTCACGAGACTTAATGGCCAGTGTATgcctctcttctttcttgtagtCTAAAGATCCCAATGCACCATTTGGGTTGGTAGGCATGAACGCAATCAGTGCAACTAAAGCAGTCCTCACTGccaaaagatatttacatcaattaAAATAGAACTTTTTACCATCAAAGACATCTACAAGGCTCAGCCTGTATAGTTAAAGATAATGCATAAGATCTACAAAAATGAAGGTAGTGTGTTAAAGAAGAATGATGAAAAAAACAGAGATGCATTCATATTCTAATTATACATTAAAATGCAATTAATTTGCTTGATCAGTATTTTCTACCCAATCTTTATAGCATCCAACCTTATgatctaaagatatgggaaTCAATACAATGCCACTTCTATCTAGAGGAAGCCATGTTTTGTGCCAATGTATGATTCTACCTAGACAACAATAgtaattgataattataaagCACACAGTCAAATATATCAGGCCATTTTGTAACTGCAGAGTAACAACTAGACAATTATAATCTTGTATGCATCTGTATATATATCCAGAATGCAAAATTCATGATGACATTTATGACCTGTACAATGAGAAAATTGAGTCATCCTCTCGATAAATAACTTGCAAAATAGTTTAGCAAACAGAGTGTCAATACTGGAAAGGAATGTTACTTACCGCTCCATGATGGTTGCCAATGCTCAGGGTGATGATTTGATATGCTCAAGCAAATCTTGGTTTGAGTCTCGAAACGACCATTAGGCTAACAGCATATTAGTGAAATTTATAAGCAAGTACGGATCGAGTTTCTTCAGAGTTCAAACATGAAAAAACAGTTCATTAAGTTAAACAAGAATCTAATAAGGTGAGAGCGAAGGGAGCAACATCTTACTGTCAACAACATGAATGAAGGGGGTTTGAATGGATACTCTGAAGGCAACTGGATCCTTCCATGATAAATACCACCCTCAAATTCCGTATCACGAGGCCCTCTAATCGCAAATTGCCActcaaatatattttcctgaaaACAATCATACCACTGAAGTTGCTAAGGAAACGCgagacaacaaaaacaaaaacgatACTCAATAATTAAATTCCAAGTTCCAAACCAGTAACAATTTACAGATTAtacagacaaaaaaaattagatcagGCGAGTACAGAACACTCTTAGACATTTATCAAGTTGGGTGAACCAatcaagtaaaattaattaactattaacAGTACCAACAGTCCAACAcccaaaagattttttttttctttaatttgagaAAGTTTAGGTGAGTTATCATTCGGGTCAAAACAGGCCTCAAGCTTCATAGAAGCTAAAAGACATACTTACATGGTATCCAACAACACTTTCGAAGTCACGTCTTTTAAAATTCGAGTTCATACTTAACAATTTATAGGCAAAACCCAGAAGATAATATGTTTAAAATTGTACAGAATTCAGAAGAATAGTAGTCTATAAATTGAAACTcctaaaataacttttgaattCCCCTAACAAACATTTCCACATATTCCATTATATGAAATTcttagaaattattaaaaattaccccATCCGAACACAACACAGAGGAATTTCCCAAAACAAGCTCAATCAACAAATTCCAAACCCCATTAAatcacacacaaaaaatcacGATCTAATACAAATCCATCTTCACAACACGCATCACGAAATCGAAGCGAAAAAAAGACAGAGATAATAGGATCtaagaggaaaaagagggaacCTCGAGAGGGAGGCTCATGAAATCGTCGGAAGGGTTGGACTGCATCTCCTTAACCTCCTGGAGGATCCGCTTCACGGCGGGGTTCTTCAGGTTGTACTTGTCGGCCATTCTCAAACCGCCACGGGAACCGCCGGCTCTGTCGGTGGCTCTGTCAGAAAAAATAATATCGAGAAGTCGCCGAAGCTATGACTGATTATGATTTGTTGTTTTTACGATTGGGAATGGAAAATGGAAATAACAAAATGGGAAGTTGGTTGCCTCTTTCTCTCGGATTGACACGCCCTGCCACTGTGCTATCTCACGTGTCTCTCATGGGGCAAACTACCCAAAGgggatatttatttttcaaatttatctaagggtaaaatttaaattaatatttgcatAGGATAAATCGTATGGTAACTTATTATTTCttaaagttataaattattttatgattttttttattaaagtcggaaaaaaatttatgattttaattttttatttttttaaacacgaCTTTTAAAGTGGTAAGAATTTTTTTCACATAATTTAAAGTAGTAatggatatttttttcattgaagttgtaaattattttacgatttaaattctttttttttgcacataaggtatttttaaaaaaattgtaattaattttttattttaattatttaatgaattaatatatgtgtttttttagttttattaatattttctatattattttgatattatttaatatttttgtattttttatttaatatattttttatatttttttactattgttAAGCATCATTATttgtttcataaattaaaaaaataacataaaatacttaaatttaaataaaaatattaaaattactttgtttaacaaaaatattaaaatattttgttactaatattaacttataatttattagataatattgttttttttaatatttgagattaaagaaattataaatacgcGACTTGAGCGATGAACAATGACATGcactatcaaattaaaaaaatggtggTGTGATTATAGAGAATTTCAAGTACTTTAAATTCCTTGCTCGCATGCAATTGCAGTGCTTCTTGCAATTAAAATTGTAATGACTTTGTTGATTATATACAAGTTGAAAAACATTTACAAAGTTTGTCAACTTTAGTTTCATTCTCTTGGAAGCAAAAATAAATGATCTCAATATGTGAGTTCATATTTTATATCTGATCTTTTAAAGCAACGAGATAGGGCAGGAAGGTCAGCCAATAGTCGTATACATAATGAAATGGATGAATCAATTTCAAATAGACCTAAGAAATGCTCATTGCGTAGAACTAAAAGACATAATCATAGTAATTATTCATACAACTAAGTTGATGACTAatattgttttaactttttaattttatgcttctctttaatttgtattatttattttatattaatgtattatgttatttttattttaagaactaCTTTTATTACTAAATCATTTTCTgttgttaatattaaaataatttataaagtaaaattaattaatattatttgttaatattagtaacaaatttttttaatacttttgttaaacaaaatacattttaataattttatttaagttaatttttttgcatttttttaatttacaaaacaaataataatctttaacattagtaaaaaaatacaaagaatattaaatataaaaaaattaaataaaaatatagaaaatattaaataaaactaacaaaaagaaaacatacattaattcattaaataattaaattaaaaaactatttatgatttaaaaaaaaaattgaagtggtaaaataatttataacttcaatgaaaacaaaatcattatgactttaaagtcgtgTGAAAAAGAAATCTCTTACCACCTTAAAgtcatgtttaaaaaaaaagttgaagtaaatttttttacgagttcaatgaaaaaaaagaaatcataaaaTAGTTTATGACTTTCAATTTAGAAGTCGTAGGTTATTCTACCACTTATCCCTTTCaggatattaatttaaattttatcctcATTtggtaaatttgaaaaaaaaatactcccaTTTGGTCGTTTGTCCACCTTCCTtgcatctttcttcctttttacatttatgtctaacaaaaaaaatattaatattaactattttttatttaactctaCGACATAAAATTAATGCAATGTTATAAGATTTCATTCTAGTCATATGtgataaatgatttatttaataaggaaaATTAGATTAGCGAAAATTACATACCATGAACAGAATTAATATCTGATATAATGAGTTGGAGAAAAACCAAAATGTTTgactaaagacaaaaaaaaaattattcatttagttTCAATTAAAAGTCATTTTGGTTCCTCAAATTGTTTAAGTTACCTCCActactttttaaattaaatcaatctaGTTTTTCTTTACCTAAAATCTTGAGGGCCATTTCGTTTGAAAgactgattttaattttaattataaaaatgttaacccatttttataatattgtttatcattttcaaaaaaattgcataataaataatagaaaatagaaaataccaGTATGTATGTTGTTCTCGTcactttttatataataatcttttaaaaataaaaaacaatgtaacaacaaaatggcattttTTTAGGTTAGAAATAGGTCAACCAGTTagattttatcataatttaagtTTAGTTTGATTTGCTTTTAAATCTTGCAATTATAAGTCAACTTTTTAAGTCTGATATTGAGATTCTAAGTTGACTAAAGAATCTATGCTTCAAAGAGTCAATAGACTTACATACTAACAAGCTTATCATACTAGAAACAATTAAAACCACAGaatcaaatttcattttctataaataaaaactagtttaattgataaaagaactagtttaaataaaataaaaatacgatgctttaattactataataatgatataatattctattaataatattatttttattcaaaattattatttataaaaatattaattagtctGCCATGTatagtaatattaaaaataaaaagcatttttTAGCCAATAACTCGATCATGTCGTGTAGGATATGTGAGAGCAGTGAGATGATGTAACATTCATTCTTAAGAACAtggcttattttattaaaataacaaaaagttatggttatgattttaatataataattcatgTCAACCATTATGGTTGTCGCACATAATGGTATTACACCATTCAAGCAGGTCTTTCATGGAAGATACGTGTGATctcaaaaaaatcacttttgagTAATTTACTTTTGTTATGGAAGTCATTTTTGCCATTATCCTTAAGTCAgcattttttatccaaaccaaCACTGATT includes these proteins:
- the LOC100817067 gene encoding uncharacterized protein, translated to MKNQISFLTQFFIILLLCFALGPCMRTCDAHTKAYAPETEPSVGFSPSESPNRENPTSSLSKDESHSSSSSGKDDRSYTSFSTAFSNAFGDILKGTLRGNTITMPEHDLTATDHHSVKDICSHTDYPDVCVSTITPFLGQNFDLMNVLEAAIKACSYQAKFTISVVAKHMKVSPEIAAALGDCKEQYSDALENLHRAMDAIQSQDLGTVTTMLSAVMADVSACESGFEEHKVASPMAHSEGMVSITASICLSIASLIPH
- the LOC100798396 gene encoding ubiquitin-conjugating enzyme E2 32; its protein translation is MADKYNLKNPAVKRILQEVKEMQSNPSDDFMSLPLEENIFEWQFAIRGPRDTEFEGGIYHGRIQLPSEYPFKPPSFMLLTPNGRFETQTKICLSISNHHPEHWQPSWSVRTALVALIAFMPTNPNGALGSLDYKKEERHTLAIKSREAPPKFGTPERQKLIDEIHEYMLSKAPPVPQPSATEASEENPRNEEAETQVNSPNPESLPAGEGITDQEVDGIVEEQEVILANPAGVEVSREVQPSVSRNEVLQKSDTRAQNPKPETRVQKHDDRLFTLAAIGLTIAIVVLLLKKFLKSTQHGALFSDGS